CCACCTGCGCGCCGGGCAGATCGCCGGCAACACCTACCTGACCATTTTGAACACCGGCTTCCTGCGCAAGGCCGGGGAGTCCGAGGAGCGCATCACCGCCGTCTCCTCCTGGCAGGACGCCCCCTACTTCACCGACGCCGAGCGCGCCGCCCTCGCCCTGACGGAAGCCACTCTCCAGCCCTCCCCGCACGGCACAGAACGCGTCTGCGACGAGCTGTACGCCGAAGTGGCGAACCACTACGACGAGAAGGCACTGGCCACCCTCACCATCGCGATCGGTCAGATCAACTTCTTCATCGCCCTGGCTGTCATCGGCAAGCCGCAGCCGGTCAGCTCGCTCGCGGACGAGCAGTGGGACTGACCTGTCCGAGATGGGGGTCGGCCGATCCGGCGACACGGGACCGCACAGTCGTCGACGACCACAGACAGAGCAACCAGTGGCCCGGCTCGGCTCGGATGGCCGACCGTGTAAACGACTCCGCACGACGGCCCGGTCTCTGGCGCCGGGCCATGCACGGCATGCCGACGGGGAGGGCGATTTCCGCGCAGGTGAAAGCGGATTGCCGCCCGGACGCCGTGTGAGCAGCGTCGCCGTCTGTGACCCCGACGCTGCGCACTGAGCGGCTGCTGCTCGAGCCCTACGGCCCTGAGGACGAAGAGGACTTCGTCGCTCTGCTCCAGGACACCAGAGTGTCGCAGTGGATGGGCGACGGCCCTGCTTCCGAACAGGCGGACCGAGCCCTGTTCGGGCGGATCTTCACGAAGGTCTATGCCCAGGACCTGTTCGACGTCTGGGCTGTCCGCCGGGACGGACTCCTGGTCGGGCATGCCGAGATCAAGTCGACCGACGTCGTCGCAGGCCACGAGATCATCTACGCTCTGGCCCCGGCCGTATGGGGGCTCGGCCTGGGGACCGAGGTGGCAGAGGCGATCGTCGCGTACGGCTTCGACACCCTCGCTCTGACCACGGTCCACGCCCCCGTAGCCGCACCGAACAAGGCGTCACTGACCCTGCTGGACGGAATCGGTTTCGAACATGTCCGAGACATCGCAGAGGACGACGGCAGCACCACCCGCGTGCTGGCCCGTCACCTGACTGCGAGCGACAAGTCCCCCCTCACCCGATAAAGGCGAGCAAGCCGCTGCCCGTGAGACCACCCGGACAGGTTCCCGGCCACATCGTCTCTACGACGAAGGCCGGGGACGCGGCCGTGCACGCCGCATACCCCGATCGTCGGCCTGTCGGGCGGGGTTCCTGGCTGCGCTACACCCGCCGACTCATCGGCCACACGCCGACCGCCAGCCGCCCGAGCTGAGCCCGCTCGCGGGGACCCGGACACGGTGAGTGTGCTGCGGGTATACGACGCGGTGGTGTGAAGGAGGCACCGGGCGCAGGGGCGCACCCCGTCCTCGCTGATGATCTGCGACCTGTCCCGCCACGGCATCCAGGCAGCCACCCGATACACCCCGCCTCACCTCATGGCAGGGACCAGCACGGCCAGCAGCGCGATGAACGGCGTCATGACGCTGAAGAACACAAACCTGCCGAGGGGCCGGTGGCCGTGTGATCGTCCATCGCGGGGGTGCTTACGGTCGTCGAGAGAGGGGAAGTGATGATCTCCATGACGAGCGTGATGCAGAACTACGGTCTCCTGTGGACCGACCCGGACGGCACCCCGCAGGCGTCGGCCGGCAGGTACGACAAACGGTCCGCGAAGCATCGCCGCACCGAACTCAAAGCCGTGGGCTGCACCCGTGTCGAGATCGTGCCGCTCAGGCCTGGCGAAGTACCCGAGCCGGTCTCCTGAGCGAGCGGGACGAGGCAGAGCACGCGACCAGGCAGACGTACCCCGCCCAGCAGCACCTGAAGGCCACGCAGCGCGTCGACCAGCCACCGACCATCCCTCACTCGAACAGACCGAGGTCCGCGAGCAGCCCGCGCTGTGTATCCGGCAGCGAGTCCCGCCTACTGCGCATGTTGCTGCGCCATACCCCAAGGGTTTCCGTTGCCGAGTGAGCCACGTGCCGATGTCCATGCCATGGACGGTGACGCCGGGCAGGACCTCGGTCTGACCGGCCTCCTCGCTGGCGAATCTTCCGCAGAGCCCGATGCAGCCCAAATCGCATGACGTCAATCACCAAGGCCGTCCTCACCCTGGAGCGGCACCGCTGAAAACCCTCAGTGATGGCATGCACAATGCGTCCATGAGTCACGACTACAGGCCTGGTGACGTGCTGTTGCTGGAGTGCCCGTTCACTGAGACCGCCGTCACCGGGGTCACCCGTTACTACGTGTCCGTGCAGTGGCCGTGGCTGGAAGTGGCCCCGCAGGCTGAGAACATCAGGTGGAACGGCCGAAGGGCGCTTCCAACGCCTGCGGCCCGTGAGTGGGAGATCTTCCGAACGGAACCGGTGGAGACCGCACTGAAGCCGGGCGATACCTGCCTGGTGGGTATCCCCGCGACCGTGGTGCACGTCCAGACGGTCCACCGCTTCGATCCGCCCCTGGTCACCGGCATGCTGCCCCGGCCCGCGTCCTACCTCGAGGTCCTGCAGCAGGGTGAGACCCATGACCCTTCCCTCGAGGACCAGGGCTACACGATCGATCCGGCCGGCGGCGAACCCGTACGCATCGAGCTGTTCTTCCGTCCGTACGCCTTCCTCGAACTGGGTGATGAGGTTGCTGACCGGAACGGGCGCGCCTGGCGGTTCGATGCGGCCTGGAACTGGCACTCCTTCGACGGTGAGCAGTCGGGCACTCCGACCTGGCCGCTGACGTTGCTCTTCCGCCATGGTGAGCCGACACCGAAGGAAGCCGAAAAGGTCGCCCGGGCAACAGCGGTCGGCAGCCATGCGGACGAACTGGAGCGGTGGAGCGGACTCACTCACGCGCGACCAGCCGC
The window above is part of the Streptomyces sp. NBC_00425 genome. Proteins encoded here:
- a CDS encoding carboxymuconolactone decarboxylase family protein, with the protein product MTNTSISRMPNPAQFVPELNDITAALFRATGNRSVPRTTMSLVHLRAGQIAGNTYLTILNTGFLRKAGESEERITAVSSWQDAPYFTDAERAALALTEATLQPSPHGTERVCDELYAEVANHYDEKALATLTIAIGQINFFIALAVIGKPQPVSSLADEQWD
- a CDS encoding GNAT family N-acetyltransferase is translated as MTPTLRTERLLLEPYGPEDEEDFVALLQDTRVSQWMGDGPASEQADRALFGRIFTKVYAQDLFDVWAVRRDGLLVGHAEIKSTDVVAGHEIIYALAPAVWGLGLGTEVAEAIVAYGFDTLALTTVHAPVAAPNKASLTLLDGIGFEHVRDIAEDDGSTTRVLARHLTASDKSPLTR